One Gemmatimonadaceae bacterium genomic region harbors:
- a CDS encoding acyl-CoA carboxylase subunit beta — translation MREKLELLERRRAESEQGGGPARIKAQHDKGKLSARERLDILLDEGSFVEYDRFVTHRSTDFGLEAQVVYGDGVVTGHGRIEGRLVYVFSQDFTVFGGSLSETFAEKICKVMDLAVRNGAPVIGLNDSGGARIQEGVVSLGGYADIFLRNTMASGVVPQVSAILGPCAGGAVYSPAITDFVYMVRGSSYMFVTGPNVVKTVTHEDVTMEQLGGADAHAGTSGVAHFAHDSELQCLQGIRDLFRYIPQNNLDDPPRGSARDPRDRRDEALLDLVPDNPNKPYDIHDVIRRVVDDGEFYEVHRDYAGNIVVGFAHLGGFSVGIVANQPAVLAGVLDINASVKAARFVRFCDAFNIPIVTFEDVPGFLPGVAQEHGGIIRHGAKLLYAYCEATVPKLTVITRKAYGGAYDVMSSKHIRGDFNVAWPTAEIAVMGPKGAVEILFRKEIAESNDPQKAMDERVAEYTQKFANPYVAASRGFLDDIIDPRDTRPRLIDALETLQGKRDRNPPRKHGNLPL, via the coding sequence ATGCGCGAAAAACTCGAGCTCCTCGAGCGCCGCCGCGCCGAGTCGGAGCAGGGAGGCGGCCCCGCCCGCATCAAGGCCCAACACGACAAGGGAAAGCTCTCGGCCCGCGAGCGCCTCGACATCCTCCTCGACGAAGGGTCGTTCGTCGAGTACGACCGCTTTGTCACCCACCGCTCCACCGACTTCGGGCTCGAGGCGCAGGTGGTCTACGGCGATGGCGTCGTGACCGGCCACGGACGCATCGAGGGGCGGCTGGTCTACGTCTTCTCGCAGGACTTCACCGTCTTTGGCGGCTCGCTCTCCGAGACGTTCGCCGAAAAGATCTGCAAGGTGATGGACCTCGCCGTGCGCAACGGCGCCCCGGTCATCGGCCTCAACGACTCCGGCGGCGCACGCATCCAGGAAGGGGTCGTGTCGTTAGGCGGCTACGCGGATATCTTCCTGCGCAACACGATGGCCTCCGGCGTCGTCCCGCAGGTCTCGGCCATCCTCGGGCCATGCGCCGGAGGCGCCGTGTACTCCCCCGCCATCACCGACTTCGTCTACATGGTGCGCGGCTCGTCGTACATGTTCGTCACCGGGCCCAACGTCGTGAAGACGGTGACGCACGAGGACGTGACGATGGAGCAGCTCGGCGGGGCCGATGCCCACGCCGGCACCTCGGGGGTGGCGCACTTCGCGCACGACTCCGAGCTGCAATGCCTGCAGGGCATTCGAGATCTCTTCCGCTACATCCCGCAGAACAATCTGGACGATCCCCCGCGCGGGAGCGCTCGCGACCCGCGCGATCGCCGCGACGAGGCGCTGCTCGACCTGGTGCCCGACAACCCGAACAAGCCGTATGACATCCACGACGTCATCCGGCGCGTGGTCGACGACGGCGAATTCTACGAGGTCCATCGCGACTACGCCGGCAACATCGTCGTCGGCTTTGCGCATTTGGGCGGTTTCAGCGTCGGGATCGTCGCCAACCAGCCCGCGGTGCTGGCGGGTGTCCTCGACATCAACGCCTCGGTGAAGGCGGCGCGCTTTGTCCGTTTCTGCGACGCCTTCAACATCCCCATCGTGACCTTCGAGGACGTCCCGGGCTTCCTTCCCGGCGTGGCCCAGGAGCACGGCGGGATCATCCGCCACGGGGCCAAGCTCCTCTACGCGTACTGCGAGGCGACGGTCCCCAAGCTCACCGTCATCACGCGCAAGGCGTACGGCGGCGCGTACGACGTGATGAGCTCGAAGCACATCCGCGGTGACTTCAACGTGGCCTGGCCCACGGCCGAGATCGCGGTGATGGGACCCAAGGGCGCCGTCGAGATCCTCTTCCGCAAGGAAATCGCCGAGTCCAACGATCCGCAGAAGGCGATGGACGAGCGCGTGGCCGAGTACACGCAGAAGTTCGCCAATCCCTACGTGGCGGCGTCGCGCGGCTTCCTCGACGACATCATCGACCCGCGCGACACCCGCCCGCGCCTCATCGATGCGCTCGAGACGCTGCAAGGCAAGCGAGATCGCAACCCGCCGCGCAAGCACGGCAACCTCCCGCTCTAG